In Solanum pennellii chromosome 3, SPENNV200, a single window of DNA contains:
- the LOC107012826 gene encoding protein transport protein SEC13 homolog B-like — MPSQKIESAHTDTVHDVAMDYYGKRLATASSDCTIKITGVSNSSSQLLATISGHQGPVWQVAWAHPKFGSLLASCSSDGKVIIWKEGTQNEWSLARVFDDHKASVNAIAWAPHELGLCLACGSSDGNISIFTARSEDVWETSRIDQAHPVGVTSVSWAPSTAPGSLVGSDLLNSIPKLASGGCDNTVKVWKLFDGTWKLDCFPALQMHTDWVRDVAWAPNLGLPKSTIASASEDGRVIIWTVGKEGDQWIGKVLKDFGAPVWRVSWSLTGNILAVADGNNNVTLWNEAVDGEWQPVTTVVT; from the coding sequence ATGCCTTCACAGAAGATTGAAAGTGCGCATACTGACACTGTTCATGATGTGGCAATGGATTACTATGGTAAGCGCCTGGCAACAGCTTCTTCAGACTGCACCATTAAGATAACAGGGGTTAGCAATTCGTCTTCGCAGCTACTGGCTACTATAAGTGGCCACCAAGGACCAGTGTGGCAAGTAGCTTGGGCTCACCCTAAGTTTGGTTCCCTCCTTGCTTCTTGTTCTTCTGATGGAAAGGTAATTATATGGAAAGAAGGTACTCAAAATGAGTGGAGCTTAGCACGTGTTTTCGATGACCATAAAGCTTCTGTCAACGCAATAGCTTGGGCTCCTCATGAATTGGGCCTCTGTTTGGCTTGTGGATCTTCTGATGGGAACATTTCCATTTTCACTGCAAGATCAGAAGATGTTTGGGAGACATCACGGATTGATCAGGCTCATCCAGTAGGTGTTACATCTGTTTCGTGGGCGCCATCAACAGCTCCTGGCTCTCTTGTAGGCTCTGATCTGCTTAATTCTATTCCAAAGCTTGCATCTGGTGGCTGTGACAACACAGTTAAAGTGTGGAAGTTGTTTGATGGAACTTGGAAGTTGGATTGCTTCCCAGCTCTTCAAATGCACACTGATTGGGTCAGGGATGTTGCTTGGGCCCCTAACTTGGGGCTACCAAAGTCAACTATTGCTAGTGCTTCTGAAGATGGAAGAGTGATTATATGGACAGTTGGTAAAGAAGGTGATCAATGGATTGGTAAAGTTTTGAAGGATTTTGGTGCCCCCGTTTGGAGAGTTTCGTGGTCACTAACAGGTAACATATTGGCTGTAGCCGATGGGAATAACAATGTGACATTGTGGAACGAAGCAGTAGATGGTGAATGGCAACCAGTGACAACAGTAGTTACATAA